One genomic window of Cricetulus griseus strain 17A/GY chromosome 3, alternate assembly CriGri-PICRH-1.0, whole genome shotgun sequence includes the following:
- the Zfand5 gene encoding AN1-type zinc finger protein 5 gives MAQETNQTPGPMLCSTGCGFYGNPRTNGMCSVCYKEHLQRQQNSGRMSPMGTASGSNSPTSDSASVQRADASLNNCEGAAGSTSEKSRNVPVAALPVTQQMTEMSISREDKITTPKTEVSEPVVTQPSPSVSQPSASQSEEKAPELPKPKKNRCFMCRKKVGLTGFDCRCGNLFCGLHRYSDKHNCPYDYKAEAAAKIRKENPVVVAEKIQRI, from the exons ATGGCTCAGGAAACTAACCAGACCCCAGGGCCCATGCTATGTAGTACAGGATGTGGCTTTTATGGGAATCCTAGGACAAATGGAATGTGTTCTGTTTGCTACAAAGAACATCTTCAGAGACAACAGAATAGTGGCAGAATGAGCCCAATGG GGACAGCTAGTGGTTCCAACAGTCCTACCTCAGATTCTGCATCTGTACAGAGAGCGGATGCTAGTTTAAACAACTGTGAAGGTGCTGCTGGCAGCACGTCTGAAAAATCAAG AAATGTGCCTGTGGCTGCCTTGCCTGTAACTCAACAAATGACAGAAATGAGCATTTCAAGAGAGGACAAAATAACTACCCCGAAAACAGAGGTGTCAGAGCCAG TTGTCACTCAGCCGAGTCCATCAGTTTCTCAACCCAGTGCTTCTCAAAGTGAAGAAAAAGCTCCTGAGCTGCCCAAACCAAAGAAGAACAGATGTTTTATGTGTAGAAAGAAAGTTGGCCTTACAG GGTTTGACTGCCGATGTGGAAATTTGTTTTGTGGACTTCACCGTTACTCTGACAAGCACAACTGTCCATATGATTACAAAGCAGAAGCTGCAGCAAAAATCAGAAAAGAGAATCCAGTTGTTGTGGCTGAAAAGATCCAGAGAATATAA